In Arsenicicoccus sp. oral taxon 190, the following are encoded in one genomic region:
- a CDS encoding NUDIX hydrolase, whose translation MPAPAPGAPVIAAAGAVPWRRRRGVLEVAMVHRPAYDDWAWAKGKLDPGEDWPAAAVREVEEESGLRVRLGRPLPVSSYSFVDRRGQVAHKHVRYWAAEVIGGDGRLEHEIDEVAWLPVQDAMARLDYARDREQLRAVVRHAERGALTTWPLVVVRHAKALPRSRWTKDDRLRPLDDRGRERARAIVPILDAFGVTRLVTSISVRCADTLAPYAEVAGLELKTKHGLTEEAFVDDPDRAVRHLRKAVVRGVPGALCSHGPVLPLLLEELSVLASVEDAEGRAVVDTLLEAADSGMAKGELLVCHLTGRGDDARVVAVERHLP comes from the coding sequence ATGCCAGCCCCAGCCCCCGGAGCGCCGGTCATCGCGGCGGCGGGAGCCGTCCCCTGGCGGCGGCGCCGGGGCGTGCTGGAGGTCGCGATGGTGCACCGGCCCGCCTACGACGACTGGGCGTGGGCCAAGGGCAAGCTCGACCCGGGCGAGGACTGGCCCGCCGCGGCCGTGCGGGAGGTGGAGGAGGAGTCCGGGCTGCGGGTCCGGCTCGGGCGCCCGCTGCCGGTCTCGTCCTACTCCTTCGTCGACCGTCGCGGCCAGGTGGCCCACAAGCACGTGCGCTACTGGGCGGCGGAGGTCATCGGCGGCGACGGCCGGCTCGAGCACGAGATCGACGAGGTGGCGTGGCTGCCGGTGCAGGACGCGATGGCCAGGCTGGACTACGCCCGCGACCGCGAGCAGCTGCGCGCCGTGGTGCGCCACGCCGAGCGCGGCGCCCTCACGACGTGGCCCCTCGTGGTGGTGCGGCACGCCAAGGCCCTGCCCCGCTCGCGCTGGACCAAGGACGACCGGCTGCGACCGCTCGACGACCGCGGCCGCGAGCGGGCCCGCGCCATCGTGCCGATCCTCGACGCCTTCGGCGTCACCCGGCTGGTGACCTCGATCTCGGTGCGCTGCGCCGACACGCTGGCGCCCTACGCCGAGGTGGCCGGGCTCGAGCTCAAGACCAAGCACGGGCTGACCGAGGAGGCCTTCGTCGACGACCCCGACCGCGCCGTCCGGCACCTGCGCAAGGCCGTGGTCCGCGGGGTCCCCGGTGCGCTGTGCAGCCACGGGCCGGTCCTGCCGCTGCTGCTCGAGGAGCTGTCCGTGCTGGCGTCGGTGGAGGACGCCGAGGGGCGGGCCGTCGTCGACACGCTGCTGGAGGCCGCCGACAGCGGCATGGCCAAGGGTGAGCTGCTGGTCTGCCACCTGACCGGGCGGGGCGACGACGCCCGGGTGGTGGCGGTGGAGCGTCACCTGCCGTGA